A genomic window from Thunnus maccoyii chromosome 2, fThuMac1.1, whole genome shotgun sequence includes:
- the LOC121911223 gene encoding carbohydrate sulfotransferase 12-like — MGTWRGLRVAFIVGSLFMILVIIVYWDDVRGFNLYPLQDPKHSYFYPQTTTADPSHSPSTSRARTTSSSVVPTTTSISSTTRVPEDTGGTAEKEEEKDKKKGKETQEKRKEETREDEEKETSRASVDKREQEARKQSIMDVCSGKDTMEFPGRTRAFEQIPNRELDHLIVDDTHQIIYCYVPKVACTNWKRVMVVLSQSLISPSSGKPYTDPEAVPPDLVHNSSLHLTFAKFWRHYGSLSRHLMALKLQHYTKFLFVRDPFVRLISAFRNKFGRPNEDFYRQFGSVMLRRYGNVSGSLPETAAEAFAAGIKPTFQQFITYLLDPETEKESIFNEHWRQVYRLCHPCQVKYDFIGRLETLETDAEHLLKLLKVDHLLRFPSGARNRTAASWERDWFAQIPITMRKELYELYKPDFELFGYPKPDSVLHQ, encoded by the exons ATGGGAACCTGGCGGGGTCTACGAGTAGCGTTCATCGTGGGGTCTTTGTTTATGATCCTGGTGATCATCGTTTACTGGGATGACGTCAGGGGCTTCAACCTCTACCCGCTGCAGGACCCCAAACACTCTTATTTTTACCCTCAGACGACGACTGCAGACCCTTCACATTCTCCCTCCACCAGCAGAGCCAGGACCACTTCCTCCTCCGTAgtccccaccaccaccagcatATCCAGCACGACACGTGTCCCCGAGGACACAGGAGGAACAGctgaaaaggaggaggagaaagacaagaagaagggAAAGGAAACACAAGAGAAGCGGAAGGAGGAAAcaagggaggatgaggagaaggagACAAGTCGTGCTTCAGTCGACAAGAGGGAGCAGGAGGCGAGGAAGCAGAGCATCATGGATGTGTGTTCAGGAAAGGACACAATGGAATTTCCTGGAAGAACTCGGGCGTTTGAGCAGATCCCCAACAGGGAGCTGGATCACCTGATAGTGGATGACACACACCAGATTATCTACTGCTACGTTCCCAAG GTAGCTTGCACCAACTGGAAGAGAGTGATGGTGGTTCTGTCTCAGTCTCTGATCTCGCCCTCCTCAGGAAAACCTTACACTGACCCAGAGGCTGTACCTCCTGACCTCGTACACAACTCCTCTCTGCACCTCACCTTTGCCAa GTTTTGGCGCCATTATGGTTCTTTGTCCCGCCACCTGATGGCACTCAAGCTCCAGCACTACACCAAGTTTCTGTTTGTACGAGACCCTTTTGTACGTCTCATCTCTGCCTTCAGGAACAAGTTTGGaag ACCCAACGAGGACTTCTACCGGCAGTTTGGTTCAGTCATGCTGCGTCGTTATGGTAACGTGTCTGGGAGTTTGCCAGAAACTGCAGCAGAGGCGTTTGCAGCAGGAATCAAACCGACCTTTCAGCAGTTTATCACATATCTGCTGGATCCAGAGACTGAGAAGGAGAGTATCTTCAATGAACACTGGCGGCAG gtttACCGTCTGTGCCATCCATGCCAGGTGAAGTATGACTTCATTGGGCGATTAGAAACCCTGGAAACAGATGCTGAGCACCTGCTGAAGCTTCTGAAAGTGGATCATCTCCTCCGCTTCCCGTCTGGGGCTCGAAACCGAACTGCAGCCAGCTGGGAAAGGGACTGGTTTGCACAGATTCCCATTACAATGAGGAAAGAACTGTATGAGCTGTATAAACCAGACTTTGAGCTGTTTGGTTATCCCAAACCTGACAGCGTGCTCCACCAGTAG